The nucleotide window ACAGCTGAGGTTACAGCTGTTCGTCACGTTGAGCACGATCGTACTCAGAGGAGGTGGTACCGGCGGGCTGGCGAGCTCGGCCAGGGGAACGTCGGGAGCTCCATCGCGACTGACCGCGCCAAGGCTCGCGAGCTCTCGGAGCGCCTCGATGGCTTCCTTCGAACTGGCCAGCTCCCCCACGTGTTTGGGTCCGTCCGACAGCCGATCGAGAATCGAACGAACCTCGCCGTCGAGCTCGACGACGATCGACGAGGGCACGAGAAAAGCAAACTCTCGCTCGCCCGCGTTGAAACGGCGAAGCTCGTTGGCTCGGACGAGCGTCATGGAAAGAGATCCCAGTACAGATAGAGCGGAATCGTCACGACGAGACGCGAGCGACCCCGAAGGACTTCTTGCGACCCCGGAGGCGTGTAGCTCGCCACGACCCAGACGTCTCCAAAATTGTCGGCATTCAGCTCCCGTTCGGTATTCGGGCCTTCCTGATTGGGAGTAAAGAAGCCGTCCTGGTCGATGGTACCCACGAAGTCGATGTCGTCGTCATCGTGGCGAATGTGATATTCCTCTAGGTTCCACTCCGCCGGAACCGTTCCCAGGTTCACGTCGTCCGCGGTGAGAGGCTCGTCGTCGGCGCCACGATGGTACGCGACCGCCTCGAACTTCGCGTATTGTTTGGGCACGTTCACCCCTCCGACCCGGGCGAGGGCTTCCTCGGGCAGGACCTTCACGTAGTCGACCGAATCGTATACGGCAAAAGCGTCGACCGATGCCGCGGCACCCAGGAAAACGTTGCGATAGCCGGGGAGAGCCTCTCGGGAAACGTCGAGCTCAACGGTGAGAACATCGGGCGAGCTTGTCAGGATTCGAGCCACACGGATCCCCTGGCCGAGGTCCAGATCATCGGTCGATAGGCCTTCCAGGTTCGCCCCGAGAATGCGAACGGTGATTGCCCCCGCACCCGCCTTGGCCGACCTCGGCCAAACGGCCGCGATCCGGGGATCGCCTCCAAGGCGCTCGAGACTGACGTCGAGTCCGAGCTCTCCGAAAGTTCCTTCGAAGAACCGGCCCTCGAGCTTCGAGCCGTCCTCGGAGAGGATGAGAACCTCCCTCAGCTCCCCCAGTCCTTCTCCGTTCGAAGTGCCGCGCCAGGCGTAGCCGGTATAGAGGACCCCTTTTCCCTCACGGCGGTGCCGGCTTCCGTCGGCGAGAACGATGTCACCGTCGTAGACGTAGTCCTCGCCCTGGGGAGTCATCGAGAGGATGCCCGATGCGGGTCCTCGTCCCGGTTGATGGGCACGCAGAAGCCACCGCCCCTCGAGCGTCCGCGCCGACGACTTCGCTGCGAAGCGCTTCCATTCCGGAGTTTCCAATGGATGGGTCCTGGCCAGCTTGTCGAGCACCCGGTCGGCGCGCCAGCCCGTTCCGTTCTCGTCTCCCTCGCTCGGTGAGTCCCCCGCCAATGGCGAGGCCGCACGGAAAGTCTGAAACTCGATTAGAGGGAAATAGCCGATATGCATCCCCTTGAGGAGCTCCCACTCCTCCTTCGTGCGCCTCTGAGCAAGGAACCGGGCTCCGAGGTGACAGCGCACGCAGGTATCCCGGATCTCTTCGTCCTCGATGTTCTCGAGCTTCGGCCTCTTCTCGGCAGCGTAGAAATAGGGTCTCGCCTCCTCGGGCGCCAGGCCATGGTGGTCGGCGAGATATCGAACAATTGCCCGAGCCTGTTCGGGAGAGAGGTCCAGCTTCGCCGTACGGATCATCCGTTTCAACGTGAGCTGCCACCCTTCGGGGGTCTTGCGCAGGTAGGAGATTCGCGACA belongs to Vicinamibacteria bacterium and includes:
- the peaA gene encoding quinohemoprotein amine dehydrogenase subunit alpha, translated to MGSRLILILALSWFVVRPSTASEGIPVGNELVRTACGACHESDDQGRMSRISYLRKTPEGWQLTLKRMIRTAKLDLSPEQARAIVRYLADHHGLAPEEARPYFYAAEKRPKLENIEDEEIRDTCVRCHLGARFLAQRRTKEEWELLKGMHIGYFPLIEFQTFRAASPLAGDSPSEGDENGTGWRADRVLDKLARTHPLETPEWKRFAAKSSARTLEGRWLLRAHQPGRGPASGILSMTPQGEDYVYDGDIVLADGSRHRREGKGVLYTGYAWRGTSNGEGLGELREVLILSEDGSKLEGRFFEGTFGELGLDVSLERLGGDPRIAAVWPRSAKAGAGAITVRILGANLEGLSTDDLDLGQGIRVARILTSSPDVLTVELDVSREALPGYRNVFLGAAASVDAFAVYDSVDYVKVLPEEALARVGGVNVPKQYAKFEAVAYHRGADDEPLTADDVNLGTVPAEWNLEEYHIRHDDDDIDFVGTIDQDGFFTPNQEGPNTERELNADNFGDVWVVASYTPPGSQEVLRGRSRLVVTIPLYLYWDLFP